From the genome of Tenrec ecaudatus isolate mTenEca1 chromosome 1, mTenEca1.hap1, whole genome shotgun sequence:
CGCCGCCCCAGCTCCCTAACACAGCCCGCCACAGCCCTCACCAAAGGCCGCAGCCATGGTCTGGTCCAGGGACGGCTGGCTGTCCCCTGAGGGCAGGTCGGGCCGAGTGTAGTCTCGGCTCTTGTCATTGTTGTACTTGACGTTGAGGCTGGTGAGCTTGGAGAAGTCAATGCGCAGCGTGCAGCAGGCGTTGTAGATGTTCTGGCCGTCCAGGGACAGCTTAGCATGCTGGGCGCTGACAGGCTCGGCATACTGCAGAAGCGCCTGGAACTGGTTGTTCTTGGTGAAGGTGATGATTTTGAGCACTGTGCCAAACTTGGAGAAGATCTGAAGACGCAGTGGTAGCGGGTCAGGGTGGGTGCCCgctccatgcccccaccccgcTGCATCTGCCCAAACCCACCTGGTGCAGCACATCCAGGGTCACCGGATAAAACAGGTTCTCCACGATGACCCGCAGCACGGGGCTCTGGCCCGCCACAGCCATTCCTGCGTCCACCGCGGCGGCAGAGGCGGCCAGTGCCAGGCTCCCAGACTGCACTGAGTTGACGGCCTGCAAGGCGGCCTGGGCGCGCGCCTGGTTGGGCGAGCCGTCCGTCTTGAGCTCCTTGTGGTTGGAGAACTGGATGTAGATGGGCTGCCCACGCAGCATGGCAGCCACGGAGGTGTAGTAATTCACCATGGTGTTGGCTGCCTCCTCCGTGTTCATCTCGATGAAGGCCTGGTTCTTCCCCTTCAGCATCAGCAGGTTGGTCACCTTCCCGAAGGGCAGCCCCAGGGAGATGACCTCCCCCTCGGTGACATCGCCTGGCAGCTTGCGGACATGCACAACTCGAGAAGGGGCACCTGAGCTCCGGCTGTCACCTTTGAACTTCTTGGTGTCGTTCCCATTGGCTGCAGGGAGGTGGGTTTGTGGGACTTCCTGCTGTGCCGCACCCTGACCCCCAGGTGAGGACAGGCCAGAACCACCCCAAAGAGGAAATGAGCAAGCAGCCTACCTTTGCACCCCCAGTCTCACCTGCAGACACAGAGTCGCACCCCAAAAGGAAAACAAGCAGGCCTACCCTTGTGCCTGTGTatgcgccacccccaccccactggccAGAGCCTCACCTGCAGACGCAGAGTTGCTGCTCATGATAAAAGGCCCGTTGGTGACGCAGGCAGAGAAGAGCTCTTCAGATCCCCGCTGGAAGAGACAGGGCCTCAGGGAGCCAGCCCCCACCCGGGGTCCAGACCCCCACCCGGCCCACAAGAACACAACCACAGCCAGGCTCAAGCTGGCAACCAGGCCTGGTCAGCCCTGGCAGACAAAGCCCCCTTATCGCTCCATACAGGTAGGCGCCCTATTTCCCAGCCAGCCCTGGCAACCCAATCTGTCTGCCCTGCCTGGCcatcccacaggacagggtgtgCATGCCGAGGGTCACCCTGTCTTCCTGCTGACCCCAGTGGGTGCAGCAGTCTGCAGTGACAGGCCCCCAAGGGCAACAGCTGGGGCACAGGTACAGCTACCCTCCACACACCTgctaccccaccccacctgtgATTCCAGCAGCCCAGGCCCTTGAAGCCCAGGTGCAACAAACAGTGGcacccagcccccagccctcccCACCCTGCGGCTCGGCAGGCGCTCGGCAGGGCGGGAGTTTCCCGAAGCATTCTTGGCCCCTGGCCCGAAGCCCTAACTGTGGTTCCCATGACCACAACCGTCTGCAGGCAGACAAGGCCCCCGCCCACCGAGGAGCTCCAGAGCAGCTCAGCAGGGGGCGCTCGCCACCCTGGGCCAGGGCCCTGCCACCTAGGGgcctgccccagccctcaggtGGGAAAGGAGGGGCACCCACTAGTGACCCAACTAGATACAAACCTCTAGACACATCCAGGAGCCCTTCAGACTCAGCCCCACCTCTAACCAACAGACCTATCTACTGGAAGACCGAGTTTTTTGGGGAAAACTCCAAAACCAGCTGCTGGCCAAGCCCCCAAGCACGGGCACTGCCTCCCCCATCCAAAACCAGCAGACAATCCATCCTCGAACTCCCTACCACAGAGCCAACGCAGGCTCACTCACACAGCGACCCTAGGCAAAGGCAGAGCCGCCCATGGTTTCCACCACAAGGAGACCGACTAGaggcttcgaactgctggccaCTGCAAACCAACGATCTGGTGACTGGCAGCTGTGTGCCCCAAAGCAGTACCAGCAAGGAGGGCCACCCTTTAGCTTTGGAGACCCCATACTGCCCCCCACAAGAGGAAGTGAGCAGGCCTACCTTTGTACCAACTGCTATGTCTGGAACAATGCtagagagaaaggaaaggggtGTTAGCCAGGAGACCACACAGCTCTGCTGACAGGGCTCCCTGCTCAGAGGGGACCCTTCCTTCCCTGGTGCCCCAGATCAGGAACCAGAGCCCAGGACCGCCTGGGGGTTGAGGTCACGATAGCAGTTTGACCTCCGCAGGACTGGTAACTGGCGGCACCCCACTTCCCAGGGACCTTTCACAAGACCTGTGAAGACTCTCCATCCAGCACCTGGGCCCCCTCTATGTAGCCCCAACACGGCCCCCCCAGCAGCCGTCTCGGACCAGACAAAGCTACAAAGTGGCGGACAGACTGCCCTCAACCTGCAGCCGGAAACCCACCACTCCAGGACCTGCGGGAGGGGCCGCTCCTGGGTGTTAAGAAGATCCGTCTGGAGACCTCGGCCATCTTACCACGCAGGCTGAGCGCCAGGCGCTGAGCCGCAGCTCGGGCTCAGGACCCCTGGGGTAGGGGACCCTTCCCAGGGGGCAGTCCTGGCGGGCCAGGCCGGAACACACAGCATGCAGCGAGCGCCCCGTGGGCAGTCCCACACCATTCCAAAATGTGCCCTCCACCCCCCCGACTCGGCTGAACCCCATCCTCCTTCCCCGGTGGGCCAGAGCTCTGGGACACAGCCACTTCCGCAGCCTGCACCCTGACCTTGGGCCGCGCGGCTCCCTTGGGAGGCGGAACAAAGGGGACAGTGAAGCGAGACCACTCGAGGACGCGTCGGGGGGCCGCCGCACCGCGCCCACCCCAGCCGGCCTCGAGCCCGGGCGGGGCGCCCATGCGGCGGCgggcggggtgggagggagggacggGCGGGCGGATAGGGACGCCGGGGCcgcgcccgggcctggggcgggcGGGGGAGGAGAGGACAGAGTCCTCTCGGCGGGAATGGCGCGCGACGGGGCCGGACAGAGCGCGCGGGGGGCCGCGCACGCGTACCACGGCCGGACGGAGCGCGCGCGCGCCAGCTCCAGACGGGAAGCGGGCAGGGCTGCGGGGCAGCGTCGAGCCCGAGCCCGCCGCGCGCGGCTACACTCGCACGGGCTCGGACCGGGCTCCTCGGCAGCGTCGCGCCCGAGCCCGCCGGGCGCGCGCGGAAACGCACTCGCGCAGGCCCCGACGGGAGGCGGGCCGCGAGCGAGCCCAGGCTCGCCGGACGCGCCGAGAGGCCCGCGCGCGCAGGCTCCACGGGGAGCGGCCGCCGCGGGCGGAGGGGAAGTGCGCcgcggcgggcgggggggggggggagcggccgCCGCGTGCGCTCCGGACCGGCGCGTGCAGGCCGGAAATGCGCGCGCTCTGTAGAGGAAGGGGCGAGCGCGGCGCCAAGGCCTGCGGCCGGGACTGCCCAGCCGCGAGCGCGGGCCGCCTCGAGCGCTGTCTGCGGCCCCGCTCCCGCGAGcccgggcggggggaggggagccgGGGACCCCGGCCCCCCCACTGGCCCGGCCGGAGAGGGCGCGGCGCTCGGGCCTGGGCACCGGCGGCGGCTGAGGGGCGGCCGGGCCGTAAGGAGCGCGGCAGGCGACGGGCGAGAGACGACTTACCCGTCCATTGCACACACAGGAGACCCGCTGGGGACGGAGTGGAGGCGCCGGAATAGCAGGAACCGACTCAACGGCTCCGAGATATAGACTCACAAAATGGCGGAGACGCCCGTACACGTCCCCCGCGCGGGCTGCCTATTGGCTCCCGCCGAGGCCAGGGGGCGGGGCAAACGTCGCGGCCCCCTGCCGGCCCCTCCTAATGGCCAAAGTCCGACGGGAGGCAGGGCCAAGGCGAGCGGCAGGCGCTTATTGGAGGAAATAGCCGTTCGTCAAGGCTTACGGAGGCAAAGGCCCGTGTAGAGGGGGAGGGGGTGATGCCACGTGATGACGTCTTGGCCAGTGAGCTCCCCTGTGGCATGTGGCGTCTCAGGGAGCCATCTTGAGAGTGGGTACGTGGCGAGTCAGGCGGCCGAAAGCGTGCTTCCCTTAGGCTGCCGCCATCTTGCACCCGGGCAGGAGCCGCCCACCTCGGGCGTGAAGGCAAAGAGAGGCGCGCCGCCATCATGGAATCGGGCAGGAAACCTCAGGGCCTCCATCTTGCTTGTGGGCACGTGACCAAAACTTGTAATTCAAACGGCGGCGAACGCCGAGGCCAGCGCGCTGGCAGGCGGAGGCCGCTCGGCCACCCCCCTCGCAGGCCGGGGCTGGCCTCGCCTCCCTGGCTGGCCGCGGGGCCTGCGAACCGAATGCATCCTGCTTCAACCCCCCACCCGATTGTCTTTGTTCCGCCcgcagccccagccctgcccgCGGGCCGCCCCGGGCTGCAGGAATGCAGGCGGAGACCCGGGCCCAGTGCACAGGGCACAAGAAAAAGGAGACGCACAGCTTTGCCCTAGTGAGCCCCTGGGAGCCACCCGAAACAACGGGCTGAGGCCCACTAGGGCCCCCTGCTCATCTTCTTTCTCTGTCTGATTCTTCTCGGGAGTAGGTCGGCTGCCCCAGATGGCTGCTGGTGCTAAGAAACAGGAAACCGCTTCGCAGGCCACAACCCCGGCCAGCAGAGTGATGGACAGGCCCAGGGAGGGCAAGGAGGGGGCCAGAGTGCCACCCGGGCCCGCCCTGCCGCCTTCCCAGACTGGGGACTGCCACCCACCCCCCGCTGCTTTGAGAGTCCAGGGGCTTGGCCAGCTCCCAGCATAGTACACGCTCAGGAAACAGAAGATTATCATGATCCTCCCTTGCAGCCGGTCTGCTTGAAAAAGCAGAAAGCATTTTTAAAGGACACCAACCTGGGTGGGCAGGAGGACCCAGGACACTGGGAAAGGCCCGCTGCCCGGGCCCCTGGGCCTGTTGGGGGATGTGCATTTGGAAAGAGGCTTGGGCACCTTTGCAGTATGCTGTAGGCTTGGGGGgagagtgagggggtggggggcgacgCCAGCC
Proteins encoded in this window:
- the PTBP1 gene encoding polypyrimidine tract-binding protein 1; the protein is MDGIVPDIAVGTKRGSEELFSACVTNGPFIMSSNSASAANGNDTKKFKGDSRSSGAPSRVVHVRKLPGDVTEGEVISLGLPFGKVTNLLMLKGKNQAFIEMNTEEAANTMVNYYTSVAAMLRGQPIYIQFSNHKELKTDGSPNQARAQAALQAVNSVQSGSLALAASAAAVDAGMAVAGQSPVLRVIVENLFYPVTLDVLHQIFSKFGTVLKIITFTKNNQFQALLQYAEPVSAQHAKLSLDGQNIYNACCTLRIDFSKLTSLNVKYNNDKSRDYTRPDLPSGDSQPSLDQTMAAAFGAPGIISASPYAGAGFPPTFAIPQAAGLSVPNVHGALAPLAIPSAAAAAAAAGRIAIPGLAGAGNSVLLVSNLNPERVTPQSLFILFGVYGDVQRVKVLFNKKENALVQMADGSQAQLAMSHLNGHKLHGKPVRITLSKHQNVQLPREGQEDQGLTKDYGNSPLHRFKKPGSKNFQNIFPPSATLHLSNIPLSISEDDLKILFSSNGGLVKGFKFFQKDRKMALIQMGSVEEAIQALIELHNHDLGENHHLRVSFSKSTI